The Exiguobacterium aurantiacum DSM 6208 genome includes a window with the following:
- the tnpA gene encoding IS200/IS605 family transposase, producing the protein MKMDTNKHSVFLLNYHLVLVVKYRRKVIDDAVSGFARQTFERIGASYHITPAEWNHDGDHIHVLFKAHPNTAMSKFLNAYKSASSRLIKRDFPHVKRRLWKEMFWSRSYCLVTTGGATIDVIRQYIEKQGKE; encoded by the coding sequence ATGAAAATGGATACGAACAAACATTCAGTCTTTCTCCTGAACTACCATCTCGTCTTGGTGGTCAAATATAGACGCAAGGTGATCGATGACGCCGTCTCGGGGTTCGCGAGACAGACGTTCGAACGGATCGGCGCGTCATACCATATCACACCGGCTGAGTGGAATCATGACGGTGATCATATCCATGTGTTGTTCAAGGCTCACCCGAACACAGCGATGTCGAAGTTTCTGAACGCCTACAAGAGCGCGAGCAGCAGACTGATCAAACGGGACTTTCCACACGTCAAGAGACGACTGTGGAAAGAAATGTTCTGGTCTCGGAGCTACTGCCTCGTGACGACCGGCGGTGCGACGATCGACGTCATCAGGCAATACATCGAAAAACAAGGAAAGGAGTGA
- the feoB gene encoding ferrous iron transport protein B translates to MTQRIALIGNPNTGKTSLFNRLTGSSAHVGNWSGVTVEQKVGTLHGQNGHLIDLPGIYDLDPLSADEAIVARFLLQEPFDGIINIIDASQFERNLQLTLQLLETGHPLQIGLNMVDVAKGRGIDIDLTHLQQCLDVDVFPLTARTGAGCEVLLTSLRMMPREPFILDYGVETEQAIRQILVATGLSPDERWVAVQYLAGNRVISKHLEATTPTVSDIRKSLEQALGRFAHAQITERRREWAKAIRQQVVNRQNTIRVTTTDRIDAVVTHPVLGLPIFFAVLYSLFHVTFNWVGAPLSDMFDFFLSGPFTSAISSALQTFGASAFIQALLLDGVIAGVGGVLVFVPQIFVLFFFISLLEDSGYMARVAIVMDRFMQLVGLNGKSFIPMIIGFGCNVPGIMAARTVEEERERLVTIFISPFMSCSARLPIYAVFAASFFATNQALVVLSLYVLGITLALIAAKVFTSVLATEDDHSLFLVEQPPYRIPQGLTLWRSTWQKARGFVRKAGTFIFGGSVFIWLLAYSGPSGFDVPMNESFLALIGGLIATLLAPLGFGTWQAGASLITGFLAKEVVVSTMAIIYAVSESDLSTSLLPLFTPLSAYSFMAFVLLYVPCLATIAVIRREVGSVRLTWVASLYGLGVAYAVSFLIYQFGRILGFA, encoded by the coding sequence GTGACTCAAAGAATCGCACTCATCGGAAATCCAAACACCGGTAAAACGTCACTCTTCAACCGCTTGACCGGTTCTTCTGCCCATGTCGGGAACTGGTCGGGGGTGACGGTTGAACAGAAAGTTGGGACGTTACATGGACAAAATGGGCACTTGATCGACTTGCCCGGCATTTATGACTTAGACCCTTTGTCAGCGGATGAGGCAATCGTCGCCCGCTTTCTGTTGCAGGAGCCGTTCGATGGAATCATCAATATCATTGATGCCTCACAGTTTGAACGGAACTTGCAACTGACACTGCAACTTCTTGAAACGGGACACCCGTTACAAATCGGCTTGAACATGGTCGACGTCGCCAAAGGACGGGGGATCGATATCGATCTCACACATCTGCAACAATGTCTAGACGTGGACGTGTTCCCGCTCACCGCTCGGACAGGCGCCGGTTGCGAAGTCCTTCTGACTTCACTTCGGATGATGCCACGTGAGCCGTTCATCCTCGATTACGGGGTCGAGACCGAGCAAGCGATCCGACAAATTCTTGTTGCGACCGGCTTGTCGCCGGACGAGCGCTGGGTCGCCGTTCAATATTTGGCAGGAAATCGCGTCATCTCCAAGCATCTCGAAGCAACGACACCGACGGTCAGTGACATCCGAAAATCGCTTGAACAGGCGCTTGGACGTTTTGCCCACGCACAAATCACAGAGCGGAGACGTGAATGGGCCAAAGCGATTCGCCAGCAAGTCGTCAACCGTCAAAATACCATACGCGTCACGACGACCGACCGAATCGATGCTGTCGTCACCCACCCGGTTTTGGGACTACCGATCTTCTTTGCGGTGCTCTATAGTTTATTCCATGTCACGTTTAACTGGGTCGGGGCCCCATTGTCAGACATGTTCGATTTCTTTTTGTCAGGTCCGTTCACGTCAGCTATAAGCTCGGCGCTCCAAACGTTCGGTGCCTCCGCTTTCATTCAGGCGTTGCTGCTCGATGGGGTCATCGCCGGTGTCGGAGGGGTGCTCGTCTTTGTGCCACAAATCTTCGTGCTCTTTTTCTTTATCTCATTGTTAGAAGACTCAGGGTATATGGCGCGTGTCGCCATCGTCATGGATCGCTTCATGCAACTCGTCGGGTTGAACGGTAAAAGTTTTATTCCGATGATCATCGGGTTCGGCTGTAACGTGCCTGGCATCATGGCTGCCCGTACAGTTGAAGAAGAGCGGGAACGCCTCGTCACCATCTTCATCTCACCGTTCATGTCATGTTCCGCGCGTCTCCCGATTTACGCCGTCTTCGCCGCCAGCTTCTTTGCGACTAACCAAGCGCTCGTCGTGCTGTCGTTGTATGTGCTTGGCATCACGCTCGCACTCATTGCCGCAAAAGTGTTCACTTCCGTATTGGCGACAGAGGATGATCATAGCCTCTTTCTCGTCGAACAACCTCCTTACCGTATCCCACAAGGGTTGACGCTTTGGCGCAGCACGTGGCAGAAAGCAAGAGGCTTCGTTCGAAAAGCAGGTACGTTTATCTTCGGTGGCTCTGTCTTCATTTGGCTCCTCGCTTATTCAGGTCCGAGCGGATTCGACGTTCCGATGAATGAAAGTTTTCTCGCCCTCATCGGTGGATTGATCGCCACGCTGCTCGCTCCATTAGGATTCGGAACATGGCAGGCAGGCGCTTCGCTTATCACCGGATTTTTAGCGAAAGAAGTCGTCGTCTCCACGATGGCCATCATTTACGCGGTCAGTGAGTCAGATCTTTCCACTTCATTATTGCCGCTGTTCACACCGCTCAGCGCGTACAGTTTCATGGCATTCGTACTTTTGTACGTCCCTTGTCTCGCGACAATCGCTGTCATTCGTCGGGAAGTCGGCAGTGTTCGGCTCACATGGGTGGCCAGTCTATACGGACTCGGCGTCGCCTATGCCGTTTCATTCCTCATCTATCAATTCGGTCGTATACTAGGCTTTGCATAA
- a CDS encoding FeoA family protein — MSSLLAMPLHQSVILSDMTKLDDRLRRRMIALGFYEGCSVQVKRRAIFAGPLTVEQVEHQQMIALRRSDAAQIGVIVP; from the coding sequence ATGAGCTCATTGCTAGCCATGCCCTTGCATCAATCGGTGATCTTATCCGATATGACGAAGCTGGATGATCGACTACGACGCCGAATGATCGCCTTAGGTTTTTACGAGGGCTGTTCTGTCCAAGTCAAACGTCGGGCCATCTTTGCCGGTCCGCTCACCGTCGAACAAGTCGAGCACCAACAGATGATCGCACTCCGTCGTTCGGACGCCGCCCAGATTGGAGTGATCGTTCCGTGA
- a CDS encoding pyrroline-5-carboxylate reductase family protein — MNLLMVGAGSMSEALVRGWIDSGLSPESITMTNRSDRARLDQLHNELGVQVVEEEDVNAYDIVVLAMQPDGVLPYVRSKTWTAPLLVSVAAHIEPAELEAASGLPAVCAMPNTPVAFRDGMTGLWFGPETDESVRATTTALFERVGRTAVTDAKTMSAFMAAAGCSPAFFYEIVGSMTPVLTDAGFDEATARQIVAQAMKGSAELLLHESRQTDELIADVAAPGGPTDRGVGVLRARDLSDVMSSALRESAKEGHESVDTTIDRV; from the coding sequence ATGAATTTATTAATGGTAGGAGCAGGATCAATGAGCGAGGCCCTCGTCCGAGGTTGGATCGACTCCGGTCTTTCACCAGAGTCCATCACGATGACGAACCGGAGTGACCGGGCTCGATTGGACCAACTACACAACGAACTCGGCGTCCAAGTCGTTGAAGAAGAGGACGTGAACGCTTATGATATCGTCGTCCTGGCGATGCAACCAGACGGTGTGCTCCCGTACGTGCGCTCGAAGACGTGGACGGCCCCACTCCTCGTCTCTGTCGCAGCCCATATCGAGCCGGCGGAACTCGAGGCCGCCTCAGGGCTTCCTGCCGTGTGCGCGATGCCGAACACGCCAGTCGCATTCCGAGACGGGATGACGGGCCTTTGGTTCGGACCGGAAACAGACGAGTCTGTGCGCGCGACAACGACCGCTCTTTTCGAACGGGTCGGGCGAACGGCCGTGACGGACGCAAAAACAATGTCCGCCTTCATGGCAGCAGCCGGATGTAGCCCAGCGTTCTTCTATGAGATCGTCGGATCGATGACACCGGTCTTGACCGACGCTGGATTTGACGAGGCGACGGCCCGACAAATCGTCGCCCAAGCGATGAAAGGATCTGCCGAGCTGTTACTTCACGAATCGCGTCAAACCGACGAATTGATTGCGGACGTAGCCGCGCCAGGAGGTCCGACCGATCGTGGTGTCGGCGTACTGCGTGCTCGCGACTTGTCCGACGTCATGTCCTCGGCATTGCGTGAAAGTGCGAAAGAAGGTCATGAATCAGTCGACACAACGATCGACAGAGTGTAA
- a CDS encoding DUF554 domain-containing protein: MVLLGTLVNAALIVIGTLFGLLFHRIPERMKETVTAAIGLAVVLLGVQMGLKSENFLIVIGSLVAGAALGEWWKLDEKLNEIGYQLERKIGGNRKSSIAEGFVTATLIFVIGAMAVIGALDSGLRGDHDVLYTKGMIDGFTALVLASSLGIGVMFSAVPVLLYQGAIALLAIQIMKFIPETLMDSFILEMTATGGVMIVAIGLNLAGITRIRVANLLPGILMVALVVTVLHMVP, translated from the coding sequence ATGGTGTTGTTAGGGACGCTCGTCAACGCGGCATTGATCGTCATCGGGACGTTGTTCGGTCTTCTGTTCCACCGGATCCCGGAACGGATGAAAGAGACGGTCACGGCCGCAATCGGACTAGCCGTCGTGCTACTCGGCGTTCAAATGGGACTGAAGAGTGAGAACTTTTTAATTGTGATCGGGAGTCTCGTCGCGGGCGCAGCGCTCGGGGAGTGGTGGAAGCTTGATGAGAAGCTGAACGAAATCGGCTATCAATTGGAGCGGAAAATCGGCGGTAACCGGAAATCGAGCATCGCGGAAGGGTTTGTCACGGCGACGCTCATTTTTGTGATCGGGGCGATGGCAGTCATCGGAGCGCTCGACAGTGGACTACGAGGCGATCATGACGTTCTTTACACGAAAGGGATGATTGATGGGTTCACGGCGCTCGTCCTCGCTTCGTCACTTGGCATCGGTGTCATGTTTTCGGCCGTACCGGTCTTGCTCTATCAAGGGGCGATCGCGCTTCTCGCCATCCAAATCATGAAGTTCATCCCGGAAACGCTCATGGATAGCTTCATTTTGGAAATGACGGCGACCGGCGGCGTCATGATCGTCGCCATCGGCCTGAATTTGGCTGGTATTACGAGAATACGAGTGGCAAACTTGTTGCCCGGAATTTTGATGGTGGCGCTTGTCGTGACCGTGTTACATATGGTTCCTTAA
- a CDS encoding GNAT family N-acetyltransferase gives MKHVELHSERLRLEPYTIADFYFVKSLLQDPRVMRFISPDGKPYTDEQTIEWFERQLARYKTGRQTGLLKLMTFESDEPIGHAGTLLHELDGNIELEVGYWLAPKHWHMGYGREAAARLMQHAFEEGEKDIISLIHPDNVPSQRVAKANGLHWDRDTEYEGMLVSVYAGDLERLCRHIQRQEMSR, from the coding sequence ATGAAGCATGTCGAGTTACACTCTGAGCGCTTACGGCTTGAACCATATACGATTGCTGACTTTTATTTCGTCAAATCGTTGTTGCAAGATCCACGGGTGATGCGATTCATTAGCCCGGACGGAAAACCGTATACGGACGAGCAGACGATCGAATGGTTCGAGCGGCAGTTGGCGCGTTATAAGACGGGACGGCAGACCGGGTTACTCAAGTTGATGACGTTTGAAAGTGACGAGCCGATCGGCCATGCCGGTACGTTGTTACACGAGCTCGACGGCAATATCGAACTTGAAGTCGGCTATTGGTTGGCACCGAAGCATTGGCACATGGGTTACGGTCGAGAAGCGGCGGCTCGCCTTATGCAACATGCGTTCGAGGAAGGGGAGAAAGACATTATCTCGCTCATCCACCCGGACAACGTGCCATCGCAACGTGTGGCGAAAGCGAACGGACTTCATTGGGACCGGGACACGGAGTACGAGGGAATGCTCGTATCGGTATATGCTGGTGACTTAGAGCGGCTTTGCCGTCACATTCAACGACAAGAAATGTCGCGTTAA
- a CDS encoding DMT family transporter, whose translation MKRDQLAWMWLVLAGLLEIVWATTMKLSNGFTVLGPTLITIVLLIVSFGLLALSFRVLPAGTGYAVFTGIGAVGTVLVGNILFDEVLTGMKLVFIGTLLVGVIGLKQVTGGGTA comes from the coding sequence ATGAAACGTGATCAACTCGCATGGATGTGGCTCGTCCTCGCCGGTCTGCTCGAGATCGTCTGGGCGACGACGATGAAATTATCGAACGGGTTCACCGTTCTTGGACCGACATTGATTACAATCGTCTTGTTGATTGTCAGTTTCGGATTGTTGGCATTATCGTTCCGGGTTTTGCCGGCCGGTACGGGGTACGCCGTCTTCACGGGGATCGGTGCGGTCGGGACAGTGCTCGTCGGGAATATTTTGTTTGACGAGGTGCTCACCGGCATGAAGCTCGTCTTCATTGGAACGTTGTTAGTCGGTGTGATCGGATTGAAACAAGTGACGGGAGGAGGGACAGCATGA
- the tnpB gene encoding IS200/IS605 family element RNA-guided endonuclease TnpB gives MLKAYKFRLYPTKPQQEYFMKTFGCVRFVYNKMLEERIRLYEESRLNPDAKQKLPTPAKYKPEFPFLKEVDSLSLANAQMDLNKAYANFFRDKSVGFPKFKSKHGDRASYTTNNQNGSVRIEDGKVKLPKIGFVKFKQHRPFEGIIKSVTVSMTKTGKFFISILVNQSEEKWVPAKNKIGIDLGLEHFAIMTNDEMLSNKIDNPRFLRKSEEKVKKAQRALSRKKIGSKNREKAKLILAKKHEKIANQRKDFLHKLSKRTVDENQVIVVETLKSKNMMKNHKVAKSIADVSWYEFVRQLEYKCKFYGRTLIKADQWYASTQICSSCGEKGEKKTVDVREWTCTCGAHHDRDINASINLLMLAD, from the coding sequence TTGCTGAAGGCGTACAAGTTTCGACTATACCCGACGAAGCCACAACAAGAATACTTCATGAAGACGTTCGGTTGCGTCCGTTTCGTCTACAACAAGATGCTCGAGGAACGGATCCGACTGTATGAAGAGTCGAGGCTGAACCCTGACGCGAAGCAGAAGCTCCCGACCCCGGCGAAGTATAAGCCCGAATTCCCTTTCTTGAAAGAGGTCGATAGCTTGTCTCTGGCGAACGCCCAGATGGACTTGAACAAGGCATATGCCAACTTCTTCCGCGACAAGTCTGTCGGGTTCCCGAAGTTCAAATCGAAGCACGGCGACCGCGCCTCCTACACGACCAACAATCAGAACGGGAGCGTCCGGATCGAGGACGGGAAGGTGAAACTCCCTAAGATCGGCTTCGTGAAGTTCAAACAACATCGTCCTTTCGAGGGGATCATCAAGTCCGTGACGGTCTCGATGACGAAGACAGGCAAGTTCTTCATCTCCATCCTTGTCAATCAAAGCGAGGAAAAGTGGGTTCCTGCTAAAAACAAGATTGGGATCGATCTCGGTTTGGAGCACTTCGCCATCATGACGAATGACGAGATGCTTTCAAATAAGATTGATAATCCTCGCTTTCTTCGCAAGTCAGAAGAGAAGGTCAAGAAGGCGCAGCGCGCTCTGTCTCGTAAGAAAATAGGAAGCAAGAATAGAGAAAAAGCCAAGCTGATCCTCGCCAAGAAACACGAGAAAATCGCAAACCAACGCAAAGACTTCCTCCACAAATTGTCAAAACGAACCGTTGACGAGAACCAAGTCATCGTCGTGGAGACATTGAAATCGAAGAACATGATGAAGAACCACAAGGTCGCCAAATCAATCGCCGACGTCAGTTGGTATGAGTTCGTCCGACAGCTAGAATACAAGTGTAAGTTCTACGGACGGACGCTCATCAAGGCCGACCAATGGTACGCATCGACGCAAATCTGCTCTTCCTGCGGCGAAAAAGGCGAGAAGAAAACAGTGGATGTACGCGAATGGACGTGTACGTGTGGCGCTCATCATGACCGCGACATCAATGCGAGCATCAACTTGTTGATGTTGGCTGACTGA
- a CDS encoding FeoB-associated Cys-rich membrane protein has protein sequence MYLFDLLVGLTVFGYASYTLYRFTQKAKSGKCATCELESTCTTTCDATDWDAIIKQALQSDRTK, from the coding sequence ATGTATTTATTTGATTTATTAGTCGGTCTCACCGTCTTCGGTTACGCTTCCTATACGCTTTATCGCTTTACACAGAAGGCGAAATCCGGAAAGTGTGCCACATGCGAGTTGGAATCGACGTGTACGACGACTTGCGACGCCACCGACTGGGATGCCATCATCAAACAGGCGTTACAGTCCGATCGAACGAAATGA
- a CDS encoding DMT family transporter has translation MSWAFLIGAGLAEMIAVFFMGKSKGYQILKWSILSIVTFALSFYLLSRSLETLPLGLAYSIWVGIGAAGGVILGMLYLNESTDRWRIFFLTLIIGSVVGLKVIA, from the coding sequence ATGAGTTGGGCATTTTTAATAGGGGCGGGACTGGCCGAGATGATTGCCGTCTTTTTCATGGGAAAATCAAAAGGCTATCAAATCTTAAAGTGGTCGATCTTGTCGATCGTGACGTTCGCGCTCAGTTTCTATTTATTGTCCCGCTCTCTCGAGACGTTGCCGCTCGGACTCGCCTACTCGATTTGGGTCGGCATTGGAGCGGCCGGTGGGGTCATCCTCGGTATGCTCTACTTGAACGAATCGACGGACCGGTGGCGAATTTTCTTTTTAACGCTCATTATCGGCAGCGTCGTCGGCTTGAAAGTTATCGCTTGA